GTCGCACGGTCTTCTCCCTCCTTGTACCGAGAAGCAGCAGCAGGGGAAAAAAAGCCACGGCAATGGCCGATCGCCGTGGCGACGCCATGCGCCAGCAGCCGCCTTACTCGTCGGGCCATCAGGAGCGGGTCTTCGACGGCGGTGGCGGCCCGGCGTTCGGGAACGACTACGATACTGCTGGATCATCCTACATGGCGCTTCTTGGCTCCGGCGTCAACCCCCAGCAGTCGCTGCCGCCGCAGCAGGCGTGGGGGGTCGACGAGGTGACCCCACCGACGATCAATCTCACTCCTCAGTTCTCCATGGTAAGCAAAGATCGTCTTAATCTGGTGTTGGTCTCGCCGCTGCAAGTCAATGCAATAGAGAGGGTTTTGTGTGAAACCTTCTTCTCGATGCTAATTTCTTGAAACAGGAATCGCCCATGATACGGGTTTTGTTTTATCCTTGCTGTTTTTGTGCATTAATATAGACTCTTGCTACTGTTGCTAGTCTTTGGTCGAGGATTCCATTACATGCCCTGGGTTACTACCTCCATAGAATGAATGACAATCTTAGTGCAAATACAAGATCCATTTCAGGTCCTTTTTTCTTTCTGGGAACGAGATTTACCGTAGCGTTTAACTGCATCTTCTCTGGCTATAATGATCATATATTAGTTATCCTACTTCCATAAGATTTAGATTTGGAGCATCAAATGTGAAGAACACATTGAGATAAAACTGCACCCTTTTCGCTTCATGCAGGCAAACTATGCGCCGACGTCGTCCTACCAGCAGCACCAGACGACTGCATCCTTCGTCTCACCCCTCGCCGCCAACCTCCACCCCtacccgtcgtcgtcgtcgtcgtcctacTTCCAGGCCGATCTGCCGCCGCAATGGCCTCCGCGGGCAATGGCGCCGTCGCCCTCCTCCTCCCTGCTGCCCCGCAACTTCACGGTCCACCAAACGCCGGCGTACCCGCACCACCACGAGCAGCAGATGCACATGCAGCTGCTGCGCGCGGCGGCGCTGGGCGGCCCGCACGCGGCGCCGGCGCCCCCCATCGAGCAGCCGGCCAAGGACGGCTACAACTGGCGCAAGTACGGGCAGAAGCAGCTCAAGGACGCCGAGTCGCCGCGGAGCTACTACAAGTGCACCCGGGACGCCTGCCCCGTCAAGAAGATCGTGGAGCGCTCCTTCGACGGCTGCATCAAGGAGATCACTTACAAGGGCCGGCACACCCACCCGCGCCCCCCCGAGCCCCGGCGCGCCGGAGCGGAGGACGCCGCCGCCCCCAGCAGCGCCGTCGGCGCTCATCAGGAGGACGAGCTgagcgacgacgaggatgacgGCGAGGAGGGCCACGACATTGGCAGGTGGGTGGGCTGCACTACATGCATGCACGTTCTCGTTGGAATGGAATTTTGTTCTTCAGTCAATGAAACTTAACGGCCGGGTCGCCGGTACATTTGTGTTGATCAGCGGCGCGGGTGGTCCGGCGGGGCAGAGGGTGGTGAGGAAGCACAAGATCATACTGCAGACGCCGAGCGAGGTTGATCTGCTGGACGACGGCTACCGGTGGCGCAAGTACGGCCAGAAAGTGGTCAAGGGCAACCCCCGTCCGAGGTACTATTAATTAACATCAATTAATCAGAAATGCTAGTTAATTATGCCACACTAGTTGCACGCACGATGAACTGAGTACCTGCAGACACTATCTGCTTTCAACCATGCATCTAGTCCGCGTAGCTATAGTCCATGGTTTAGAGGGGTTATCCTCGAGAATTttggaacaaaataataattctCGATCAACATCTCTATCTCTATTTCTATCTGTCTATCCATCTATCTACTCCCACTGTCCCCCAAAATGTAAGACGCTTGTTGACACTATCATATTATCAAAAAACGTCTTTCATTTGGGGACGGAGGAGTATCTGTCTATTATTAAAGAGGAGTTGATTGATTATTAAAGAGGAGTTAGTAGGTCCGTTCGCTTCCATCGTTTCTACTCATTTCCCATCAATTCACACCCCCTTTCACtggtttattttaaaaaaataaatagATTGCATGGCCCAACATTAGCAGGCCGTCTCCCCAACCGTTCGGTCTACGTGTAATTTGCCGTAGGATTAGATCCCCCCAATGTTGTCTTCCTCCCGTCGCCGTCTTCCCTTGTAATTAGCCGTgtggtctcccccccccccctcggccgaCGCACAACGACCCTACCCCTGCAGCAGGTCTCGTCATCGGTAGTGGCACCACCACCGCCGATGCGGCACCCAGATGCATCACCATTACAACACGCCTTGGCATCAAATTTGCAGCGAGCGATCATTGTCGTCGCCCCCTGCCGTCTCGTAGCAGCGCTTGCCGGTTTGCAAGTCGTTGCAGCACCATCGCCCCGCCCCTTCGCCGACGACCCTCCGCGCGGATGCACGCCGCTCCCAGCACCACCATCTCCTGGTCGCTACTTCCGTCTGTCACCATCGAAGCAAAAAAAACTTGCCGGTTGTAGCTTTTGTGGTTGTCGGTTGCAACAAATCAGGATTTCGTCTGTCGCCATAGAAGCAAAACAAAAACCTTGTCGGTAGTAGCTTTTGCGGTAGCCGGTTGCAACAAATTAGGATTCTATCCGTCACCGCCGTAGAGAACACCCCAGACCTTGTAGCAAAAACAGTTGTTGGTTCTAGCTCTGGCTTCAGTCGATTGCAGCCCAGCTCCTGGTTCTAGCTTCGCTCTTGGTTTGCAGAAACCCCATATGCTGGTTCTAGCTCCGGCTTCTGTCGGTTCCAGCATTTGTGACACACTATTGTAGCAAGGGCTCTAGGCGGTCGCAGCATTCGCGTCACGCGCTTCTGATTATACTAAATCTTCTTACGAGTGTGTCCAAGCCCCGGCGATCCATCAACGTTGTGAGAAggcgcagactaaggcatagcctagtgatggggaggggttgatgccttcccacccacccaggttcaaggcatgatacttgcaatttgggtttgttgcaccaattatactgtatgggtttcccttacagtctttctataaaAAAAACGTTGTGAGAAGGCAAATGTTCTATGAAAAGGCCAACGTTTAAGAAGGGTGTTGTAAAATGTAAACGTTGATAAAGTATACTCAAGGAAACTGGTTATCCGAGCATTTAACTACCCATTTGCTTAATACTATTATTCATTATGATTTGTTCAAGAGGCACATTTTCTTTTCGACATGATTTTACCATACCTTCAGGTCCACTTGTGAGCTCATGTGTTTCTCCGCTTTTGCTTTCGCAAGACCAACATTAGGTTCCTATGTCTTCAATTTTCCTTTTGTCCTACTGCCATGCATAGGCTAGATGGATATCGGCGACCTCTTACGTATAGTTCTTTTTTCCTTCTTAAAATTTTCGCATATACGCAACTACACAGTTTTGTGTTTAAAATCCGAAGTGTGTGTGGATGGCAGTGGAAGTGGAATTGTGCAAGGATGAGCCATTGACATAGGTGGTAAGATTGAATTGGGGAGGCGGCGATAGTGGGTGGAAGGGATATGCGAGACACAATTGATGTGAATTACTAAAATATGCATGCCCCCATTGCAACATACGAGGTTATTAGCTAGTATTTGAAGAAGTTTTAATAACTCGTCAAATTGAAGGGGTTGTTGAGgtggtattttttttcttttcaaattcCTCTGAAAATACATGCTGTTCATAagcatttttaaaactcaacttaAAATGGTTGATGTTTCTTAGGTGTTTTTCAAATTGGCGCAAAATTGATGGTCCTTCGTATGCGTTTTTCACATTCGCATCATAAAAACTAGAGGTTTTAACTTGTAAAAAACACACGCCAAACCCTAAGCCCTACATGGCTTCTCCTTGCCTCTTTTGATTCCATGCTGAAAGTTGTGTACTATTGAGGATCACATAATCCCGCTGGGAGCCTGAAGCATGACATGGAATAGGTTGGGTAACAAACTTTAATAAGAACATCTTTGGCTCAAAAAGAAAGGTTTGTGCCATCCACCCTTGGACAAGCTTCCACACTCTATCTTTAAATACGTGAAATCTTCATTTTTATATCTGCTACATCGGTGGGCATGCCTTGGTACTTTTCTTACATAGACTCATTTTTATCACATTAAGTGTCGATTTGATCCATTATGAGTCCATTAGGGCACCTCATGTTGAAATTTATGAAAGAATTTCTCCTGGCGCATAAAAAGAGGTTTCTAAAACATTGGTGATGCCCTCCGACACATGCCTTGACAAACAACAGACGGACATCATCAAATAATAGATGCTTCACTATGGGAGCAGGCGACACTACTTGGATGCCACTCAAATTTTCTAAGATTTTCCTCGTCTTTAGGATTCCGGATGATCCTTTTGTTGAGAAATAGAAAACCAAATATGGTGATATGGGTCACCTTACGAGAATATTTGGACAAAATGCCTTTGCTTCCATTTCCTTGATTAAGTGCCAATAAGCTCTAATTGTCCAACACGAGGATGATGTGATTACCACACCCTCATGTAAATGGCGATCAAGAAGAGGGATAGGTGCATGGTGGCCTTCACGTGGCCCGGGAGCACAAAGCCAATGAGCTTTCCTTACAGAAGGAACTTCTAGGATGGCGTGGAGGCTAACAGTAAAAATCAGGGGGGTTAGCTTGAAAATCTGCGAGAGATTAGTGCGGATAAGGACACATACATCTGTAAGTCTAATCCATAGCAATACAACCTATAAATCTAGAACGTTCGAGCTGACCGAGTTTAAAAAATCATATCCTCTGACATACGCAACCACAACCAAATCCCCAATTTGGTCATcatagcaaaagagcccgtgcgttgcaacgggagagaaaacataacacacactcttaacccaacaaccatcactcaagaccacaataggttcatctcctttatttttgcgaggcatcatatttgtgttgccgcttatcctccttctcaccctcaccggcgatggcctcggtgttcacacacaaaaaaacgtgtttgaatatgtttaatcctaaggcgtctctctctccctctctcctccctctccctccctcctctctctctctctctctctctctctctctctctctctctctctctctctctctctctctctctctctctcgctttctctcactctcgctttctctcactctcgcgatgagaaatctgttgttttcccctgcgacatttttcagaggtatgcatgtgtagttatcaatgttttcttttccctatattgttatagtggggtgtttatttgcaatccgggtcgccgccggtacgaaaggaaaacggatcttacgctataaattataagtttgctcccaaaacgttattttaaaaatatttaacaggtaaaattaacatcatatttagattccacatatttttctaataaaatttcatatataatatgttaaaatcaaagttacggtttaaaaaatacggataatttagaaaatcatttatttgacttaaatatattccaaaataatatttaaaaatacttaagaggtgaaaataatctcatattcatattctacatatttttttaatcaaatttcatatataacatgttcaaatcggagttacggtttaaaagatatggatgatttaaaaaaacattgtttgacttaaatatgatccgcggatgaattacctaaaacatcggggggggggggggggttcgaaaaatgtaaaataacggctcgggtgtgacttaaatccggactgaTTTCAACAAAACACAGGGACTTTTGTTTAAAATATGAAAaaacgattcgttttaacttaaaacaggactacGGGCTGAATTCTCTGAAATATAGAGGCTTTtttgaaaaatgccatgacggaccaAAGAAACCCAATttactttattattaggtaaagatggATCTTCACAGCCATCGCCCCCGTCCATGAAAATTGGTTAGATTTTCTTGCATGCTATTTACTTTGCCTATTAAAAAGGAATTTCAAATGAAAGAATCCTTATGAGAGTCAAATACAAGCGAGGGTTGTCCTTTAAAGTAACAATCACGACCTTGGCACACGTCATGCACGGTGTTGAAAAGATAGAATTCTCGTGTAGAGATGACAATGAAAGAATGAAAACATGTTACACAATGGGATATCTCTTGACGTCATCTCTAGCAATTAATATTTGCACACATCCTAAAATTATATAGTGAGTAAATTTTAGTTAGAAAACGCGTGACTAAGAGATGGCATCTAGTAAATTGGTCTAAAACCATGCATGTtttgcctcctctctctctcactctcatgTTACCTTATCGTACATAGTCTTAGTCTTGTCAGTGTGTGGTGGTTTGGAACAACAATAAAATTTTGAAAATCCAAAACCTTAGGGAATTGTGTGAAAATCAAATGTGCCATGTGATATGTCATTCCTTGGTCACTAACCCATGTGGGCGTGCTAATAGTTCTGAAAGGTTTGTTCAAAAAATAGTCCTAAAAGGTCCGTTTTAACGAGGTTAGTGACTTAGATACATGATTGATGATTTAGAAGACCTAAGTTATCTATCTAGCGGGGCAAGTTTGATTACCTACAATGACATTACAAACTGGTGGTTCAAAACTTAAGTGTTTATTTGCATCCTCTGAATTTTTTAAATCCATGTAGGAGCTACTACAAGTGCACCGCCGAGAATTGCAATGTGCGCAAGCAGATCGAGAGGGCCTCCACCGACCCTAGGTGTGTTCTAACGACATACACCGGGCGGCACAACCACGACCCACCGGGCAGGGGagctggagccgccgccgctgccggggcAGGCGGCGGCTCCTCCTCTGATCCCGTGGCATCCGCAGTGAACCCGTTCGGCAGCACATTGCACCAGCCAAGTGGCATTCATCAGCTGAAAGAGGAGAGCCGGGATTAACACATTTTTAATGGATTTCGAGTGTGGTGTTTCCTTCGTGTGAATAATAGAGTTGCACTATTGATTCTTTTGGGCAGGTTTTTCTGCTGGCTAATTGTTGTTTATTGTGATTAATTTGACAGCATTTGTTTTAGAGGAATTGACATATCCTTTTTGGCCGCATATGTTGGTGGCTTTTCATGGCTTAATTTGTATTGTATGAGATATACATTTGTATGTTACGCCGAGGTTTTGAATGAAAAAAGATGGTTATCCTCACTGTTGCATAAAAACAATATGCAAGTTATTCAAGCATATATCTTTTGCTAGAATGGTTAATTTGCGCACAATGGTTCTATTCTCGTCCATTTTCCATGCACTACTACTATTGATATAATTCAACATCCTATTCCTACGCATAGAAACTATGGACATACCAAAATTATATCTTATGAATGATTATTTCTGACGGCCGAACACCTAAGAAATTATCTTACAACTACAATGATGTTGTGTTCTCCATCATTTTTGTTCCACTTGGGTAGGTGTACCAATAATTGCTTGCTTAGTTCGCAACTATCCTACATAAGCACTATATGCACTATCATGAAGGTTTCATGTGGTAATATGTAAGAGTGTGCAATGTAGAATACCAACCCTGCAAAGCAATTGATTTGGTTGTTCGCCTTTCATGAGTGTGCACAGGAAATAAACTAATTAGTCGGGTTCATGtatatgaaaaataaaataaaattcttgTAGTGATTTTTAGATGAAGTCGCCTCTTTGGACTTGATGGAACACTGATGGAGTCATGAGTAATCTACACAAAATAAAGTTCGCCATTCCAGGCGGTTTTGCTTCTTTTAGTGCTTGGTGTCGGTAACATGAAATCATTTGATTTTTCAAGCTCAAGCAATACACAAATTAAGTCCAAATGTGTCAGTGGATGATGAACAACATGAAGTAGCTAGTGGTTGAGGAAATCATATGGAAATAAAACTGCAAGTGTTTGGCATTTAAAAAACATAAATCATGACAACGATGGACAACACTTGGGCAATCGTTGTAGTTGTAATGTTCCCAATATGTACAATATGTGGGAACATATGTGTCTACGCATTCCAGATTACGGCAAGAACAACTGTTCCTACACAAAGAACCTTCCTTCTCCTCATAGTGCACTTTGAACTTCTTCTCTCTTCTATCCTTTAAGCCACAACATACATAGTCAAATCACATGCATATAGTATCTCCCTGATAAAACAAATTTTGTCAACAATTATGCTCCATCTGACCAACTTAAACATATAAGGTGTGAAAAATTTTGCAGTGTGTTTCTTAAGACTTGAAGCATCCGCCCTGTAAATGGAACAGACTGCAGGGCCACGATGTCTAGGTTCGCCTCATTCAGTTGTCGCCCCAAaaggcaacgctcatagtgctctagcatttcaAACAATGTCATCTTACCTTCAAGATGTgtatgtgaaaggatcgagaagaggtgtctagaggggggtgaatagactcttagtaagaaaagtggcagtttttaatttcttcaagttgaggtggagttttagcatatgtttaaacattcacaatacatatcaagcaagcatgacaagagtatatgagcagcggaaagtaaagcatgcaaattgcaagaatgtaaagggatgggattggagtgtgttggggaacgtagtaatttcaaaaaaattcctacgcacacgcaagatcatggtgatgcttagcaacgagaggggagagtgttgtccacgtaccctcgtagatcgaaagcggaagcgttatcacaacacggttgatgtagtcgtacgtcttcacgatccgaccgatcaagtaccgaacgcacgacacctccgagttcagcacacgttcagctcgatgacgtccctcgaactccgatccagccgagtgttgagggagagtttcgtcagcacgacggcgtggtgacgatgatgatgttctaccgacgcagggcttcgcctaagctccgcaacgatattatcgaggtgtaatatggtggaggggggcaccgcacacggctaaaatatcgtatatcaattgtgtgtagaggtgcccccctgcccccgtatataaaggagcaagggggaggccggctgcctttgggcgcgccaaggagaggggggggtcctcctcctagtaggagtaggactcccctttcctagtccaactaggaagagagggggggaaggaaagagagggagagggagagggaaagaggggctgcgcccccctcccctagtccaattcggactcctcatgggagggggcgtgccacctcctggctgctgccctctctctcccctcaaggcccactaaggcccaatacttccccggggggttccggtaacccctccggcactccggttttatccgaaacttctccggaacacttccggtgtccgaatatagtcgtccaatatatcaatctttatgtctcgaccatttcgagactcctcgtcatgtccgtgatcacatccgggactccgaacaaccttcggtacatcaaaacatataaactcataatataactgtcatcgtaactttaagcgtgcggaccctacgggttcgagaactatgtagacatgactgagacacctctccggtcaataaccaatagcggaacctggatgctcatattggttcccacatattctacgaagatctttatcggtcagaccgcataacaacatacgttgttccctttgtcatcggtatgttacttgcccgagattcgatcgtcggtatctcgatacctagttcaatctcgttaccggcaagtctctttactcgttccgtaatacatcatcccgcaactaactcattagtcacaatgcttgcaaggcttatagtgatgtgcattactgagtgggcccagagatacctctccgacaatcggagtgacaaatcctaatctcgaaatacgccaacccaacaagtacctttggagacacctgtagagcacctttataatcacccatttacgttgtgacgtttggtagcacacaaagtgttcctccggtaaacgggagttgcataatctcatagtcataggaacatgtataagtcatgaagaaagcaatagcaacatactaaacgatcgggtgctaagctaacggaatgggtcaagtcaatcacgtcattctcctaatgaggtgatcccgttaatcaaatgacaactcatgtctatggctaggaaacataaccatctttgattaacgagctagtcaagtagaggcatactagtgacacact
This window of the Triticum aestivum cultivar Chinese Spring chromosome 5D, IWGSC CS RefSeq v2.1, whole genome shotgun sequence genome carries:
- the LOC123122905 gene encoding probable WRKY transcription factor 58 produces the protein MADRRGDAMRQQPPYSSGHQERVFDGGGGPAFGNDYDTAGSSYMALLGSGVNPQQSLPPQQAWGVDEVTPPTINLTPQFSMANYAPTSSYQQHQTTASFVSPLAANLHPYPSSSSSSYFQADLPPQWPPRAMAPSPSSSLLPRNFTVHQTPAYPHHHEQQMHMQLLRAAALGGPHAAPAPPIEQPAKDGYNWRKYGQKQLKDAESPRSYYKCTRDACPVKKIVERSFDGCIKEITYKGRHTHPRPPEPRRAGAEDAAAPSSAVGAHQEDELSDDEDDGEEGHDIGSGAGGPAGQRVVRKHKIILQTPSEVDLLDDGYRWRKYGQKVVKGNPRPRSYYKCTAENCNVRKQIERASTDPRCVLTTYTGRHNHDPPGRGAGAAAAAGAGGGSSSDPVASAVNPFGSTLHQPSGIHQLKEESRD